Below is a genomic region from Ammonifex degensii KC4.
CGCACGAAGGGCCCGGCAATCTTCAGGTAGTCGAGAAAATCCTCCGCCAGAAGGCCGAAAAGCGAAAAAGAAGAGTAGCCCGTGCCGAAGTCGTCGAGCGCAAAGCGGCAGCCCAGGTTCCTGAGCTCGGCCAGCCACCCCCTCGCGCGTTCAAAGTCCTTCGCCACCGCCGTCTCGGTGATCTCGAAGCCCAGCTGCCGGGGGTTGATCCCGCTCTCCGCAACCGCCCGGGTTATGCACTCCAGAACTTTTTCGTCCCCCACGCTGGCACCGGACAGGTTCACGAAGAGCTTTAGATCCGGGTTGCCCCGCAAAACCTTGACCGCCGTCCTCACCACCCAGCAGTCAATCTGCGGCATGAGACCGAAGCGCTCCGCGACGGGGATAAAGCTGCCAGGAGGAATCAGGCTACCGTCCTCGGCCCGCATCCGCAGAAGGGCCTCGTAGTAAATGATTCGCGCGTCGCCGACGCTTACTACCGGCTGGAAAAGGAGGACGAACCCCTCTTTGCGCAAGGCACTCTTGATCTGGCCCAACCAGTAACTGGCGGCCGAGGAGGCGGCAGCGGGGTCTTCCCCGGGCCCCACCACTACGCAGGCGTTCCCGCCCCTTTCCTTCGCCGCGTAAAGCGCCGCGTCGGCCCGCCCGAGGGCCTTCTGGACGTCCATCTTCCCGTCCAGGGGGGTGATGCCTATGCTGAGGCCCAGGTTGAAAGTGTGACCGTCGATGACAACCGGAGTCTCGTCGACGACCTGCCGCAACCGCTCCGCGACGGCCCTGGCTTCCTCCAGCTCTACCCCCTCCAGCAGCACCGCAAATTCGTCCCCGCCGACGCGGGCCAGCAGGTCCCCCTTCCGCAAGTTCCTGCGCAGCAGCTCCACGACGAACCGGAGTGCCCTGTCGCCCGCGCCGTGGCCGAGCGTGTCGTTGACCAGCTTGAAATTGTCGAGGTCGAGGAACAAGAGCGCACCCTGGTGTCCCCGCCGCGCCCGCGCTAAGGCCTTTTTCAGCCTCGCTTCCAGAAGGTAGCGGTTGGGCAGTCCGGTCAGGAAGTCGTGGGTGGCCAGGAACCGCAAACTCCTGTAGCGCGCGAGGCCGTAGGTGCCGAAAAGAACTCCTGCGAGGAAGAAAAGGGAGCCCGCGACCGCCAGGGTAAGGTAGGACCCGCCTTCCTCAAAGAAGAAGGCCGCCGGGAAAGTGCCCAGCATGACTCAGCCCTCCAGCCAAGCTAGCAACATACACGGCTCATTTTCTCTTCAAAAATCCGTCGTCCCCGAAGAAAAATCGACTTCCTTCTGCCAAGCTTTATACCTCGAAAGCGGGCCCCGCGCGACACAAACGGGAAACTCAACTTCCGAAGTCGTTGTCCGACTCCGGCAGCGCAAGACCCCTGGAGATTGACGGCAACCCCTCGCCCCACGCGGCTCGCATCGGAGCCGAAGCCGGGACGGTCTACCGGGAGAAGGCCGGCCTGCGGCGAGACAACCACGCCGCAGCACCCCGCCGCGAAGACACACGCTCCCCCGTAAGCGGCCGAGGCGGCTCCGGTCAAGCTCAGCATCCAGGCAAAGCAGCCGCCCGCAGGCTT
It encodes:
- a CDS encoding putative bifunctional diguanylate cyclase/phosphodiesterase, which translates into the protein MLGTFPAAFFFEEGGSYLTLAVAGSLFFLAGVLFGTYGLARYRSLRFLATHDFLTGLPNRYLLEARLKKALARARRGHQGALLFLDLDNFKLVNDTLGHGAGDRALRFVVELLRRNLRKGDLLARVGGDEFAVLLEGVELEEARAVAERLRQVVDETPVVIDGHTFNLGLSIGITPLDGKMDVQKALGRADAALYAAKERGGNACVVVGPGEDPAAASSAASYWLGQIKSALRKEGFVLLFQPVVSVGDARIIYYEALLRMRAEDGSLIPPGSFIPVAERFGLMPQIDCWVVRTAVKVLRGNPDLKLFVNLSGASVGDEKVLECITRAVAESGINPRQLGFEITETAVAKDFERARGWLAELRNLGCRFALDDFGTGYSSFSLFGLLAEDFLDYLKIAGPFVREAVKKPSFKSVVQAMTTVAAAFGKETVAEWVEDEAAFTLVKEVGVDHVQGFYLGEPQPGVRGGGTA